The Staphylococcus haemolyticus region TAAGTTTTGTATAGTCTTGGCCATGTAACATCCAACGTACGCCATATTTATCTGTAAAGGCGCCCATTTTTCCACCCCAGAATTGTTCTTTGAGTGGCATTTCAATGTCTAATGAGTCATGATCTTTAATTTCATCGTAAAACTGTTGAACTCTATCTGAATCGTCTTGATTGTTGACATCGAAATCAATAAGTAATGAAATACCATTGTTGATGTTCTCTACACGT contains the following coding sequences:
- a CDS encoding VOC family protein, whose product is MTELFPYLAFEKAKDAIAYYEEVFGATNVKRLEVSEEQAEQFGMTKEQAAEATMHAEFEVLGVKILCSDSFGRVENINNGISLLIDFDVNNQDDSDRVQQFYDEIKDHDSLDIEMPLKEQFWGGKMGAFTDKYGVRWMLHGQDYTKLN